From the Kitasatospora viridis genome, one window contains:
- a CDS encoding enoyl-CoA hydratase/isomerase family protein, with protein sequence MTAPVPAFSSPDEWEASGVRLEVDGEFAVVTLCHPQRRNAQTPAMWRALAGVGRELPAAVRVVLLRAEGVSFSAGLDRAMFSPEGIPGEPGFLALAGSSDQDLDASIAAFQEAFSWWRRPDVITIAAVQGHAVGAGFQLALACDLRICAEDVQFAMRETSLGLVPDLTGTKPLTDLVGYARALEICATGRWVFAKEAAELGLANLVVPAGELEAAARDLAAPLLAAPRNAVIETKALLLGAGARSYQEQVAAERAAQARRLRDLAGIGD encoded by the coding sequence ATGACCGCGCCCGTCCCCGCCTTCTCCAGCCCCGACGAGTGGGAGGCGTCCGGCGTCCGGCTGGAGGTCGATGGCGAGTTCGCCGTGGTCACGCTCTGCCACCCCCAGCGGCGCAACGCCCAGACCCCCGCGATGTGGCGCGCGCTGGCCGGCGTCGGCCGCGAACTGCCCGCCGCCGTGCGGGTGGTGCTGCTGCGGGCCGAGGGCGTCTCGTTCTCGGCCGGTCTGGACCGCGCGATGTTCAGCCCCGAGGGGATCCCCGGCGAGCCCGGCTTCCTGGCCCTGGCCGGCTCCTCGGACCAGGACCTGGACGCCAGCATCGCCGCCTTCCAGGAGGCGTTCAGCTGGTGGCGCCGGCCCGACGTGATCACCATCGCCGCCGTGCAGGGGCACGCGGTGGGCGCCGGCTTCCAGCTGGCGCTCGCCTGCGACCTGCGGATCTGCGCCGAGGACGTGCAGTTCGCGATGCGCGAGACCTCGCTCGGCCTGGTGCCCGACCTGACCGGCACCAAGCCGCTGACCGACCTGGTCGGCTACGCCCGGGCGCTGGAGATCTGCGCCACCGGCCGCTGGGTCTTCGCCAAGGAGGCCGCCGAGCTCGGCCTGGCCAACCTGGTGGTGCCCGCCGGCGAGCTGGAGGCCGCCGCCCGCGACCTGGCCGCGCCGCTGCTGGCCGCGCCGCGCAACGCGGTGATCGAGACCAAGGCGCTGCTGCTCGGCGCGGGCGCCCGCAGCTACCAGGAGCAGGTCGCCGCGGAGCGGGCCGCCCAGGCGCGCCGGCTGCGCGACCTGGCCGGCATCGGCGACTGA
- a CDS encoding helix-turn-helix domain-containing protein, translated as MAETLKKGSRVTGAAREKLAAELKKKYDSGASIRALAEETGRSYGFVHRMLSETGVNLRGRGGATRGKAKAAAAAGS; from the coding sequence GTGGCCGAGACTCTGAAAAAGGGCAGCCGGGTAACTGGTGCCGCGCGTGAGAAGCTCGCGGCCGAGTTGAAGAAAAAGTACGACTCCGGGGCGAGTATTCGCGCGCTGGCGGAGGAGACCGGCCGCTCGTACGGCTTCGTGCACCGCATGCTGAGCGAGACCGGGGTGAACCTCCGGGGTCGTGGTGGTGCCACGCGCGGTAAGGCCAAGGCGGCTGCCGCTGCAGGATCCTGA
- a CDS encoding ABC-F family ATP-binding cassette domain-containing protein, producing the protein MIAANALELRAGARILIESASFRVAPGDRIGLVGRNGAGKTTLTKVLAGEGLPAGGTVTRSGEVGYLPQDPRTGDLDVLARDRILSARGLDVVLKKMRENEERMANGKGATRDNAMKKYSRLETEFLTKGGYAAEAEAATIAAALGLPDRILGQELHTLSGGQRRRVELARILFSDADVLLLDEPTNHLDADSIAWLRDFLATYKGGFIVISHDVDLVETVVNKVFYLDANRSAIDIYNMGWRQYQQQREDDEKRRKRERANAEKKAATLNAQAEKMRAKATKTVAAQNMARRAEKLLSGLDEVRASDKVAKLRFPDPAPCGKTPLTASGLSKSYGSLEIFTDVDLAIDRGSRVVVLGLNGAGKTTLLRMLAGVEAPDTGEVIPGHGLKIGYYAQEHETLDPERTVLENMRSSAPDTDLVQIRKILGSFLFSGDDVDKPAGVLSGGEKTRLALASLVVSSANVLLLDEPTNNLDPASREEILGALRSFSGAVVLVTHDEGAVDALQPERIILLPDGVEDLWSPAYHDLVSLA; encoded by the coding sequence ATGATTGCCGCCAACGCCCTCGAACTGCGCGCCGGTGCCCGCATCCTGATCGAGTCCGCCAGCTTCCGGGTGGCCCCCGGCGACCGGATCGGCCTGGTCGGCCGCAACGGCGCGGGCAAGACCACGCTCACCAAGGTGCTGGCGGGCGAGGGCCTGCCGGCCGGTGGCACGGTCACCCGCTCCGGCGAGGTGGGCTACCTCCCGCAGGACCCGCGCACCGGCGACCTCGACGTGCTCGCCCGCGACCGCATCCTCTCCGCCCGCGGCCTGGACGTGGTGCTGAAGAAGATGCGCGAGAACGAGGAGCGGATGGCGAACGGCAAGGGCGCCACCCGCGACAACGCGATGAAGAAGTACTCCCGGCTGGAGACCGAGTTCCTCACCAAGGGCGGCTACGCCGCCGAGGCCGAGGCCGCCACCATCGCCGCCGCGCTCGGCCTGCCGGACCGGATCCTCGGCCAGGAGCTGCACACCCTGTCCGGTGGTCAGCGCCGCCGGGTCGAGCTGGCCCGGATCCTCTTCTCCGACGCCGACGTGCTGCTGCTGGACGAGCCGACCAACCACCTGGACGCCGACTCGATCGCCTGGCTGCGCGACTTCCTGGCCACCTACAAGGGCGGCTTCATCGTGATCTCGCACGATGTGGACCTGGTCGAGACGGTCGTCAACAAGGTCTTCTACCTGGACGCCAACCGGTCCGCGATCGACATCTACAACATGGGCTGGCGGCAGTACCAGCAGCAGCGCGAGGACGACGAGAAGCGCCGCAAGCGCGAGCGGGCCAACGCCGAGAAGAAGGCCGCCACGCTGAACGCCCAGGCCGAGAAGATGCGGGCCAAGGCAACCAAGACGGTGGCCGCGCAGAACATGGCCCGCCGCGCCGAGAAGCTGCTCTCCGGCCTGGACGAGGTGCGCGCCTCCGACAAGGTCGCCAAGCTGCGCTTCCCCGACCCGGCCCCGTGCGGCAAGACCCCGCTGACGGCCAGTGGGCTCTCCAAGTCCTACGGCTCGCTGGAGATCTTCACCGACGTCGACCTGGCGATCGACCGCGGCTCCCGGGTGGTGGTGCTCGGGCTGAACGGCGCCGGCAAGACGACCCTGCTGCGGATGCTGGCCGGCGTCGAGGCCCCGGACACCGGCGAGGTGATCCCGGGTCACGGCCTGAAGATCGGTTACTACGCCCAGGAGCACGAGACCCTGGACCCGGAGCGCACGGTGCTGGAGAACATGCGCTCCTCCGCGCCGGACACCGACCTGGTGCAGATCCGCAAGATCCTCGGCTCCTTCCTGTTCTCCGGCGACGACGTGGACAAGCCGGCCGGGGTGCTCTCCGGCGGCGAGAAGACCCGACTGGCGCTGGCCTCGCTGGTGGTCTCCTCCGCCAACGTGCTGCTGCTGGACGAGCCGACCAACAACCTGGACCCGGCCAGCCGCGAGGAGATCCTCGGCGCGCTGCGCTCCTTCAGCGGCGCCGTGGTGCTGGTCACCCACGACGAGGGCGCGGTGGACGCGCTCCAGCCGGAGCGGATCATCCTGCTGCCGGACGGCGTCGAGGACCTGTGGAGCCCGGCCTACCACGACCTGGTGTCGCTGGCCTGA
- a CDS encoding glycoside hydrolase family 26 protein: protein MRIGRLALAASALLLLTTAGISSGGDPLSTADRTPAASDAPSPGTAPARVGRGAAPKPTTRRADHDVPFGAFVGSWDDYIPQIAKMGDWLHGADLQVGHTYLAGNGWSDVEGDTKVLALWSQWRMADRSRTLVLNVPMLVPNEGDVPDDQVADLLHQGARGAFDQHYLRLARKLVALGGGDTVLVLGWEMNGITYTGRCRPDPAAWKTYWRRIVDVMRSVPGQRFRFDFTPNRGLDDIAWTKCYPGDDVVDIIGTDNYDQPAGATFDDYVHEPYGLEDQVEFAAKRGKPVSYPEWGLFRNGDNPEFVRRMVEWMRTHDTAYQTLTDYCPHGFWECRDNPRSSAVYRQLMSGKGEPDTGDRPTPSGTPTAQPSQPPTATPTPTPEPTATPEEPLLPDWPLLPGWPDLSKLPGLSLGGH from the coding sequence ATGCGCATCGGCCGCCTGGCCCTGGCCGCGTCGGCGCTGCTGCTGCTCACCACCGCCGGCATCTCGTCCGGCGGCGATCCGCTGAGCACCGCGGACCGCACCCCCGCCGCCTCCGACGCCCCGAGCCCGGGCACCGCGCCCGCCCGGGTCGGCCGGGGTGCCGCGCCCAAGCCGACCACCCGGCGGGCCGACCACGACGTGCCGTTCGGCGCCTTCGTCGGCTCCTGGGACGACTACATCCCGCAGATCGCCAAGATGGGCGACTGGCTGCACGGCGCCGACCTCCAAGTCGGCCACACGTATCTGGCCGGAAACGGTTGGAGCGACGTGGAGGGCGACACCAAGGTGCTCGCCCTGTGGTCGCAGTGGCGGATGGCCGACCGGAGCCGGACCCTCGTGCTCAACGTGCCGATGCTGGTGCCCAACGAGGGCGACGTGCCGGACGACCAGGTGGCCGACCTGCTGCACCAGGGCGCCCGGGGCGCCTTCGACCAGCACTACCTGCGCCTGGCCCGCAAGCTGGTCGCGCTCGGCGGCGGCGACACCGTGCTGGTGCTCGGCTGGGAGATGAACGGCATCACCTACACCGGCCGCTGCCGGCCCGACCCGGCCGCCTGGAAGACCTACTGGCGCCGGATCGTCGACGTGATGCGCTCGGTGCCCGGGCAGCGGTTCCGCTTCGACTTCACCCCGAACCGGGGCCTGGACGACATCGCCTGGACCAAGTGCTACCCGGGCGACGACGTGGTGGACATCATCGGCACCGACAACTACGACCAGCCGGCCGGCGCCACCTTCGACGACTACGTGCACGAGCCCTACGGCCTAGAGGACCAGGTGGAGTTCGCCGCCAAGCGCGGCAAGCCGGTCTCGTACCCCGAGTGGGGGCTGTTCCGCAACGGCGACAACCCGGAGTTCGTGCGCCGGATGGTCGAGTGGATGCGCACCCACGACACCGCCTACCAGACCCTCACCGACTACTGCCCGCACGGCTTCTGGGAGTGCCGGGACAACCCGCGCTCCAGCGCGGTCTACCGGCAGCTGATGAGCGGCAAGGGCGAGCCCGACACCGGGGACCGCCCGACGCCGTCCGGGACCCCGACCGCGCAGCCCTCGCAGCCGCCGACCGCGACCCCGACGCCCACCCCGGAGCCGACCGCGACCCCGGAGGAGCCGCTGCTGCCCGACTGGCCGCTGCTGCCCGGCTGGCCGGACCTGTCCAAGCTGCCCGGGCTCTCGCTGGGCGGCCACTGA
- a CDS encoding GNAT family N-acetyltransferase has product MTDTRRAAAVPAPARPGDPAGPAEAVRWQTEVRRDDGALDELAAEWDDLAERCATATPFQAAAWQASWWRQYGRPGRLRVVLVRRGGRLVAATALHRTRGGVLTALGGGLIDCTDLLLDDRYTDEAAARLAAALPLRRPWQALELREVPPGSAAHQVYAHWSGRRHQLLDSLCQHLPAVSMERMYDRMPGRTAQKRRAKQRKLEAVGVRAERVEPAAVPAAMGELLRLHALQWETRGVTPEHTTERFRAHLAESTAGLAERGQAVVYRYHLDGELVAVDLLLLGRTFAGLYLYGAHPGLRERLDVAGLLFATGLAEAVAAGVPVISLMRGDEPYKSRWRPDREHNHRLLLGPRRGAVLLSLRLAAVRGRAALAPRLREPVRRLRALLRR; this is encoded by the coding sequence GTGACCGACACCCGCCGCGCCGCCGCCGTGCCCGCCCCCGCCCGCCCGGGCGACCCGGCGGGCCCGGCGGAGGCGGTGCGCTGGCAGACCGAGGTCCGCCGCGACGACGGCGCGCTGGACGAGCTCGCCGCGGAGTGGGACGACCTGGCCGAGCGCTGCGCCACCGCCACCCCGTTCCAGGCCGCCGCCTGGCAGGCCTCCTGGTGGCGGCAGTACGGCCGCCCCGGCCGGCTGCGGGTGGTGCTGGTCCGCCGCGGCGGCCGGCTGGTCGCGGCGACCGCCCTGCACCGCACCCGCGGCGGCGTGCTCACCGCCCTCGGCGGCGGCCTGATCGACTGCACCGACCTGCTGCTGGACGACCGGTACACCGACGAGGCCGCCGCCCGGCTGGCCGCCGCGCTCCCGCTGCGCCGCCCCTGGCAGGCCCTGGAGCTGCGCGAGGTGCCGCCCGGCTCGGCCGCCCACCAGGTCTACGCCCACTGGTCGGGCCGCCGCCACCAGCTGCTCGACTCGCTCTGCCAGCACCTGCCGGCCGTCTCGATGGAGCGGATGTACGACCGGATGCCGGGCCGCACCGCGCAGAAGCGCCGCGCCAAGCAGCGCAAGCTGGAGGCGGTCGGCGTGCGGGCCGAGCGGGTCGAGCCGGCCGCCGTCCCCGCGGCGATGGGCGAGCTGCTGCGGCTGCACGCGCTGCAGTGGGAGACCCGCGGGGTCACCCCGGAGCACACCACCGAGCGGTTCCGCGCCCACCTGGCCGAGTCCACCGCGGGCCTGGCCGAGCGGGGCCAGGCGGTGGTCTACCGCTACCACCTGGACGGCGAGCTGGTCGCCGTGGACCTGCTGCTGCTCGGCCGCACCTTCGCGGGGCTCTACCTCTACGGCGCGCACCCCGGGCTGCGCGAGCGCCTCGACGTCGCCGGGCTGCTGTTCGCCACCGGGCTGGCGGAGGCGGTCGCGGCCGGGGTGCCGGTGATAAGCCTGATGCGCGGTGACGAGCCGTACAAGTCCCGCTGGCGGCCGGACCGGGAGCACAACCACCGGCTGCTGCTCGGCCCGCGCCGGGGCGCCGTGCTGCTCAGCCTGCGGCTGGCGGCGGTGCGCGGCCGGGCGGCCCTGGCACCGCGGCTGCGCGAGCCGGTGCGGCGGCTGCGGGCGCTGCTGCGGCGCTGA
- a CDS encoding glycosyltransferase: MLHIITGLAAGGAEQQLLLTIRHLPPGIHCEVAALTNPGSVAEALRAEGVPVHDLGMRGNRDLGVLPRLTRLIRRGRFDVVHTHLYRAGLYGRLAARLAGVRAVLATEHSLHAGTIEGRPVGLGVKSLYLAAERLGSTTVAVSRQVAGTLGDWGVPGQRVEVLPNGIEAGRFLHTERERARIRRELRAELGLPEEAFVIGAVGRLVPGKRFDVLAQVLPALPGQVRLLLVGEGPERARLARLAGPRAVLAGERADVPELLTAMDVLAAPSVEETFGLAVLEGLAAGLPILHSGCPALEELPADAAPGARKLPSTQAAYRAALFDLATGRPAAPLPRPAAVAHYDIVRTAAHLGELYQRLGRGLPPVPAEREI; encoded by the coding sequence GTGCTGCACATCATCACCGGACTGGCGGCCGGCGGCGCCGAGCAGCAACTGCTGCTGACGATCCGTCACCTGCCGCCCGGGATCCACTGCGAGGTGGCCGCGCTGACCAACCCGGGCAGCGTCGCCGAGGCGCTGCGGGCCGAGGGCGTGCCGGTGCACGACCTCGGCATGCGCGGCAACCGCGACCTCGGCGTGCTGCCCCGGCTCACCCGGCTGATCCGGCGCGGCCGGTTCGACGTGGTGCACACCCACCTCTACCGGGCCGGCCTCTACGGTCGCCTGGCCGCCCGGCTGGCCGGGGTGCGCGCGGTGCTGGCCACCGAGCACTCGCTGCACGCCGGCACCATCGAGGGGCGCCCGGTCGGACTCGGCGTCAAGTCGCTCTACCTGGCGGCGGAGCGGCTCGGCAGCACCACCGTGGCGGTCTCCCGGCAGGTGGCCGGCACGCTCGGCGACTGGGGCGTGCCCGGGCAGCGGGTCGAGGTGCTGCCGAACGGCATCGAGGCCGGCCGGTTCCTGCACACCGAGCGGGAGCGGGCCCGGATCCGCCGCGAACTGCGCGCCGAACTCGGGCTGCCCGAGGAGGCGTTCGTGATCGGCGCGGTCGGCCGGCTGGTGCCCGGCAAGCGGTTCGACGTGCTCGCCCAGGTGCTCCCCGCGCTGCCCGGGCAGGTCCGGCTGCTGCTGGTGGGGGAGGGGCCGGAGCGCGCCCGGCTGGCCCGGCTGGCCGGCCCGCGCGCCGTGCTGGCCGGCGAACGGGCCGACGTGCCCGAGCTGCTGACCGCGATGGACGTGCTGGCCGCCCCCTCGGTGGAGGAGACCTTCGGGCTCGCGGTGCTGGAGGGCCTGGCCGCCGGCCTGCCGATCCTGCACAGCGGCTGCCCGGCGCTGGAGGAGCTGCCCGCCGACGCCGCGCCGGGCGCCCGCAAGCTCCCCTCCACCCAGGCCGCCTACCGGGCGGCGCTCTTCGACCTCGCCACCGGGCGCCCGGCGGCACCGCTGCCGCGCCCGGCCGCGGTGGCGCACTACGACATTGTTCGCACAGCGGCCCACCTGGGCGAGCTGTACCAGCGGCTGGGGCGGGGCCTCCCACCGGTCCCGGCCGAGAGGGAGATCTGA
- a CDS encoding polysaccharide deacetylase family protein, translating into MVAELTHGARLPRQDTGTGPVRRAAMPWILMYHSVADEEEDPYLLTVSPERFAAQMRWLAVRGWRGVSVRELLAARAAGRRERLVGLTFDDGYADFARQVVPVLSDYGFTATAYVVTQRLGGDNGWDTEGPRKALLTDQQVRDLAAAGWEIGSHGLSHTALPGVPAEVLRAEVRESRAVLAGLLGEPVRGFCYPYGAVDGPTARAVREAGYDYAVAIRHSPLAGRFALPRCYVGDRDGAWRLRAKRGRHGLRDVITELRRRGASL; encoded by the coding sequence ATGGTCGCTGAACTCACCCACGGTGCCAGGCTGCCGCGTCAGGACACGGGGACCGGGCCGGTCCGCCGGGCGGCCATGCCGTGGATCCTGATGTACCACTCGGTGGCCGACGAGGAGGAGGACCCGTACCTGCTCACCGTCAGCCCCGAGCGGTTCGCCGCGCAGATGCGCTGGCTGGCGGTGCGCGGCTGGCGCGGCGTCAGCGTGCGCGAGCTGCTGGCCGCCCGGGCCGCCGGGCGCCGGGAGCGGCTGGTCGGCCTGACCTTCGACGACGGCTACGCCGACTTCGCCCGCCAGGTCGTCCCGGTGCTCTCCGACTACGGCTTCACCGCCACCGCCTACGTGGTCACCCAGCGGCTCGGCGGCGACAACGGCTGGGACACCGAGGGGCCGCGCAAGGCCCTGCTGACCGACCAGCAGGTCCGCGACCTCGCCGCCGCCGGCTGGGAGATCGGCTCGCACGGCCTGAGCCACACCGCGCTGCCCGGAGTGCCCGCCGAGGTGCTTCGGGCCGAGGTGCGGGAGAGCCGCGCGGTGCTGGCCGGGCTGCTCGGCGAGCCGGTGCGGGGCTTCTGCTACCCGTACGGCGCGGTCGACGGACCGACCGCCCGGGCGGTCCGGGAGGCCGGCTACGACTACGCGGTGGCGATCCGGCACAGCCCGCTGGCCGGCCGCTTCGCCCTGCCGCGCTGCTACGTCGGCGACCGCGACGGCGCCTGGCGGCTGCGCGCCAAGCGCGGCCGGCACGGCCTGCGCGACGTCATCACCGAACTCCGCAGACGGGGAGCGAGCCTGTGA
- the murJ gene encoding murein biosynthesis integral membrane protein MurJ has product MSTTEQLTSTPSPPAAARQASFLAKAFGITAVLSAAGSGLGLLRDLLLARFFGADEGTDAFLVSWTVPETAAPLLIEDAMAFLMVPAFSLALVLREEDPQGRDPVRQLTAATLPWLLAGLCALSGATMLWAPELVHALAPGLADPGLAITCTRLTAVTILPFGAAGYFGAALRAHHRFTAPAAIYVAYNLGILGFLTLCHTFLGVRSAALGVAFGSLLMVGVLIGPYGRALKAGGARRRRRSRTGRPLLLSPTALLPVAAFTLTRQSQVFIERYLGSDLPPGTISHLNYAAKVSQLAMTTAILICTVTFPLVARALAAGDLRAARDRVEKDLGQAAAVVLAGTAFLIACAPAVVSLLFERGAFSAADTTATARVIQVYSFGLLAQALIGVMVRPFFSMRPAVRRADDPRPADPADRLLDWYPVGAMAVGLLVTTLVGVCTAPHFGALGLAAGNAAGITTTAALLLHGLALRGIALRTRRVLGGQARLVLAAAGATLLGGLVSRAVDPALPALLAGGSTVLAIYLVLGTLLGAREITGPVRRVLRPLLVRSTGRPPTGCGEGAVPAPRLQEGTLPDGR; this is encoded by the coding sequence GTGAGCACCACCGAGCAGCTCACCAGCACCCCCAGCCCGCCCGCCGCGGCCCGCCAGGCCTCCTTCCTGGCCAAGGCGTTCGGCATCACCGCGGTGCTCAGCGCGGCCGGCTCCGGCCTCGGCCTGCTGCGCGACCTGCTGCTCGCCCGGTTCTTCGGCGCCGACGAGGGCACCGACGCCTTCCTGGTCTCCTGGACGGTGCCGGAGACCGCGGCGCCGCTGCTGATCGAGGACGCGATGGCGTTCCTCATGGTGCCTGCCTTCAGCCTGGCCCTGGTGCTGCGCGAGGAGGACCCGCAAGGCCGCGACCCGGTCCGGCAGTTGACCGCCGCCACACTGCCCTGGCTGCTGGCCGGGCTGTGCGCGCTGTCGGGCGCCACCATGCTCTGGGCGCCCGAGCTGGTGCACGCGCTCGCCCCGGGCCTGGCCGACCCGGGGCTCGCGATCACCTGCACCCGGCTGACCGCCGTCACCATCCTGCCGTTCGGCGCCGCCGGCTACTTCGGCGCCGCGCTGCGCGCGCACCACCGGTTCACCGCTCCGGCCGCCATCTACGTGGCCTACAACCTGGGCATCCTCGGGTTCCTGACGCTCTGCCACACCTTCCTCGGGGTGCGCTCGGCGGCCCTCGGCGTGGCCTTCGGCAGCCTGCTGATGGTCGGCGTGCTGATCGGCCCGTACGGGAGGGCGCTGAAGGCCGGCGGGGCCCGCCGCCGGCGGCGCAGCCGGACCGGCCGCCCGCTGCTGCTCAGCCCGACGGCACTGCTCCCGGTCGCCGCCTTCACGCTGACCCGCCAGTCCCAGGTCTTCATCGAGCGCTACCTCGGCTCCGACCTGCCGCCCGGCACCATCTCGCACCTCAACTACGCCGCCAAGGTCTCCCAGCTGGCGATGACCACGGCGATCCTGATCTGCACCGTCACCTTCCCGCTGGTCGCCCGGGCGCTCGCCGCCGGCGACCTGCGGGCGGCCCGCGACCGGGTCGAGAAGGACCTCGGCCAGGCCGCCGCGGTGGTGCTGGCCGGCACCGCCTTCCTGATCGCCTGCGCGCCCGCCGTGGTCTCGCTGCTCTTCGAGCGCGGCGCGTTCAGCGCCGCCGACACCACCGCCACCGCCCGGGTGATCCAGGTCTACAGCTTCGGCCTGCTGGCCCAGGCGCTGATCGGCGTGATGGTCCGCCCGTTCTTCTCGATGCGCCCGGCGGTGCGCCGGGCCGACGACCCGCGCCCGGCCGATCCCGCCGACCGGCTGCTCGACTGGTACCCGGTCGGCGCGATGGCGGTCGGCCTGCTGGTCACCACCCTGGTCGGGGTCTGCACGGCCCCGCACTTCGGCGCGCTCGGCCTCGCGGCCGGCAACGCGGCCGGGATCACCACCACCGCGGCGCTGCTGCTGCACGGGCTGGCGCTGCGCGGCATCGCGCTGCGCACCCGCCGGGTGCTCGGCGGCCAGGCCCGGCTGGTCCTGGCCGCGGCCGGCGCCACGCTGCTCGGCGGCCTGGTCAGCCGGGCCGTCGACCCGGCCCTGCCGGCCCTGCTGGCCGGCGGGAGCACCGTGCTGGCGATCTACCTGGTGCTCGGCACGCTGCTCGGCGCGCGCGAGATCACCGGCCCGGTCCGGCGGGTGCTGCGCCCGCTCCTGGTCCGCTCCACCGGTCGGCCGCCGACCGGGTGCGGGGAGGGCGCCGTGCCGGCGCCACGTCTGCAGGAAGGAACGCTGCCCGATGGTCGCTGA
- a CDS encoding O-antigen ligase family protein: MALTLPHRATTVGHRVPALLRRPSLLTAATVLLVCVPTEEKDVAASVHVTPADLASLLLVALLGLDVLRGRPIGLGRRACALFGAITLAAALATLTSIDPSASLTGFVRLEQIFVLVPVAVLAALRDRTDLRLVLGSFIAAAVVEGAVGTVQNLTGTGASYTGAPIRAVGTFGALDVMAMSGVVSFGLLAALALGLMERRGSWARRGLLLTAAFLAFPLAVSYSRGSWIATALAAGVLLLKADAKLALRWAGLGLAAAVVLVGGLGAGGGGVTARLSSIGTVSGGNEDHSVSDRYDLWTTARAIWADHPVTGAGPKSFQQLRDSHAPLRLSSGSDTSDATNGFQREPLLSPHNMYFLVLSEQGLVGITAYGTLFLALLVGALRRPGAAGPAVVGLLCWVLVDFLYADIGGTTTVLTSVILGLAAWWALPADPEHRPEPA, from the coding sequence GTGGCCCTGACCCTGCCCCACCGGGCGACAACGGTGGGACACCGGGTACCGGCGCTGCTGCGCCGGCCCAGCCTGCTGACCGCCGCCACCGTGCTGCTGGTCTGCGTGCCGACCGAGGAGAAGGACGTCGCCGCCTCGGTGCACGTCACCCCGGCCGACCTGGCCTCGCTGCTGCTGGTCGCGCTGCTCGGCCTGGACGTGCTGCGCGGGCGCCCGATCGGCCTGGGCCGGCGGGCCTGCGCGCTGTTCGGCGCGATCACCCTGGCCGCCGCGCTCGCCACCCTCACCTCGATCGACCCGTCGGCCAGCCTGACCGGCTTCGTCCGGCTGGAGCAGATCTTCGTGCTGGTGCCGGTCGCCGTGCTGGCCGCCCTGCGCGACCGCACCGACCTGCGGCTGGTGCTCGGCTCCTTCATCGCCGCCGCCGTGGTCGAGGGCGCGGTCGGCACCGTGCAGAACCTGACCGGCACCGGCGCCTCCTACACCGGCGCGCCGATCCGGGCCGTCGGCACCTTCGGCGCGCTCGACGTGATGGCGATGTCCGGGGTGGTCAGCTTCGGCCTGCTGGCCGCCCTGGCCCTCGGCCTGATGGAGCGCCGGGGCAGCTGGGCCCGGCGCGGCCTGCTGCTCACGGCGGCGTTCCTGGCCTTCCCGCTCGCGGTCTCCTACAGCCGCGGCAGCTGGATCGCCACCGCGCTGGCCGCCGGCGTGCTGCTGCTCAAGGCGGACGCCAAGCTGGCGCTGCGCTGGGCGGGCCTGGGCCTGGCCGCCGCCGTCGTGCTGGTCGGCGGGCTCGGCGCGGGCGGCGGCGGGGTCACCGCGCGGCTCAGCAGCATCGGCACGGTCTCCGGCGGCAACGAGGACCACTCGGTCAGCGACCGCTACGACCTGTGGACCACCGCCCGGGCGATCTGGGCCGACCACCCGGTCACCGGCGCCGGCCCGAAGAGCTTCCAGCAGCTGCGCGACTCGCACGCCCCGCTGCGGCTCTCCTCCGGCAGCGACACCTCCGACGCCACCAACGGCTTCCAGCGCGAACCGCTGCTCTCCCCGCACAACATGTACTTCCTGGTGCTCAGCGAGCAGGGCCTGGTCGGGATCACCGCCTACGGCACGCTCTTCCTCGCCCTGCTGGTCGGCGCGCTGCGCCGGCCCGGCGCGGCCGGACCGGCCGTGGTCGGGCTGCTCTGCTGGGTCCTGGTCGACTTCCTCTACGCCGACATCGGCGGCACCACCACCGTGCTCACCTCGGTCATCCTGGGCCTGGCCGCCTGGTGGGCGCTGCCCGCCGACCCGGAGCACCGGCCGGAGCCGGCGTGA